ggcaaaaaagtgccccgattggctcgaggccgatccataaatgaaacaattgaaaatcttcttgacGGTtagaaggaggtccgtagaatgtaattttcgcacatccattgcacttccaaggtaactagccgacggacatccctggaactacccattgagtacatggatatctaacggatgttcggccatgattcggacatccgacggcagaaatgtgttATATGGGGCAGCTTCACGATGTTAATAATTCCCCTAGTGTCGTTCATTCTGTGTACCCATGAAAGAcggtagggttcgccccggcgaccgagatcaagttgACGTATTCTCACAGTTAAAAATGTTCAGTGTTCACAAGTAAAATTCCACTAATAAAATagattatttaaaatttgaaacttATACTCGGTAATAACTTTCGGCAGAAGAACAAtgttttaaaagtaaaaatatccATTAGGACTTTTAGGAATAAAATCATGTTCACAAATACAATGTTGCATTAGTGAATATGACCACaagtaaaattaattttttgaaacaaattaaCGAATTGTTCAtaagaaaaatgtttcagTTGTAATAGATATCACAGATAAAAGGGTGCGTTTTTAAAATCccaaggaatttttttttcatttgcaaTAAATTACACAGATAAAATTATGCATATGTAAAAAGTAATTCAAGTAAAATGTTTCACATTTAATTAATgttataaataaaattaactaTAGATAACAAGTTTCGTAATTCATAATTCATAAGTAAATTATTGTAAATATTCACAAGAATATTGTAGCATTGTTACAACTGCTCAGTAGAAACCAACTACATCTCCTTCAGGTACCTGAACCCTACCAGGCCAACATTCTCAATGAAAttggccatttctttttctgtttgagTCACTTCTTCGCGAAATCTTTGTTCTAGCATCCACGCATTCACAACTTGGAATTGATTCGAGACAGAGACTAATACAAACAAATTTGGTTATGTAAAGGACAAtcaaaaatttatatatattagTACCAACGGAATTGTGCCAGGGAAAAATCCCGCTCTTCTTGTGCTCCTCTGTCACAACAACCCCATATTTATCTTTAATCTCTGCTATTAATTTGTCCGACCGAGCTTTCAAATGTACTATTTTTCTCCTATAAACAGTCCTAGCTTTTGCACTGTCTTCAATAtcattaataaattttaacaaGTAAGACAGTAAGTCTTTTTGATCAGTACATACCCGCAAACTTCATTTCCCGGGCTTGCAGGTGTCGTATTGCTAGAGCAATACCCTCCAATTCTACTTGGATATTACCAACAGTCCAGTTTCCGTCAACTGGTTTGTCTTGAACTTTCCTTGCTTGGGGAACTAgttgtttcattattttatCCATATCGCTCTCTTGTAGTTGGAGCTTTTCTTACCAACCACGAAATTCCTTTCCGTAGTCGATGACATTCTTTTTGGCCTATAACGAGTTGCATAATTTAGTGGGAGAAAACATTTACACTGCACTATATTTTTATTCGCCGTCTTAAGACGTTTAGACAGAGTTAataccattttcttttctttacttgcgttttcttaaataaaaccTTTACTTAGGTGATCGTTTCTgtctaaaaaaaatgtaaaaggcTAACGTAAAATCACaacttaattttaaaatcCTTACTAGAGCTAGTCATGGGTTTTGTAGAAGCATTGTATCTGGAGATTTTACTGAAGCCTTGCTCCATTTCCTCTCCAACGGTCACAGCAGCGCCTTTCCGAAAATGACCGAACCATAATACCTGTAAAGAGTTTTAGGTATTAAAATACAATTgaatcaaaatggaaattAACTTTGATATCATTGATACCTGGCATGACCAAGCATGCGCTTTCCCGTGAAAACGTGAAAGAAACGATTTCATCTTTTGCGTCAAACAAAAGCTTCTACTTCATCATTTTTGGCTATGGCCATATTTTCCAACAACTCTTTGGCTCCATAGCTGCAATATCAAGGGGGAAAGAATTAGTAAAGCATATTGTGGAGGAACTATTtagcaaattttttattatttaccttTGAGCTGATTCAGATCTGTAACATTTCATGTTACAACTGTTACACTTCATGTTCACATCACAATGACAAGCAAGTGGTTTGACCCCACAAGCTTTGCATTTCATGTGTTCTACCCTTAATATATTTTGTTGAATTCTAATACGATTGAACTCGTATTACCTCTTCGCCATTATAAACTCCGTGTTGCTCAAACTAGTGCACTAAATGAAAGACCAGCGGCAAATGAATTAATGAAATAGACAAAACCAGCAATTGTAACTTAATCGATTGTGCATTTCGGAGAGTTCTTGAATGGTTTCGATAACTTTGTTCATGGAAATTCCAGGCATTCTCTGTTGAAAATGCCAACACCATTCTAGTAGCTCGGTACAAATGAGATAAAATGAAGTCTCATCTATAGCTGAAGACGGTTGAAAgccagaaacaaaaaaatcttctgCTTTTGCTTCGAACCAAAAACTGCAAGCACTGCACTCCACAACGGTTGACTTCATATCCCAACGACATGAAATACATATAAATATGTTGGAAATGAAATCTATTATGAGAATGTCTAAAGTTGGCCTGATTTACCATTAGCTGTGATTACGACTACGTCTCTTGAACCAGGTTTCGTCGTAGACGTATTGGTTTTTTTACAATCTGGACATGAAGGCACAAGAATAGAAACAGATACTTctacaagaaaattataaATGATCAGTCCACGTAAGTAACttaagaaaatattttgtttttgctcaAATTACCTTTTACTTTGATGGTCTCTTCATCGTCagataaaaactcattttgATGCAAGAACCTTTTATCTTCTCCATTTAGACATATCTCTCGATTATGTAGTACCAGCTTGCAGTGAGTTATCAGGTCACATCTACTACACAAGTCTTGCTTACAAGTGAAGCAGCGAACAGGATAAGAAGTAATctttttacaacaacaacattgaCGTTCAGTGTAGGAATGTGTCCTGATGTAGTGATCAAAAACAATATCTCTCTTGTAGTCCCAAGCATCTTCTTTGTCTTTCATTCTGCCCTTCCATTCCGTTTCTTGATTTgcttctctcctttttttttaaattggttctttctttcttcgatAACATCTTGTTCGAGCTCAACAGAATTAAAAATATCCCTTACACCAATGCTTGCTGTGAACAACAACAATGTAGTGCAAATAAAGTTGTTAATCGTAAACTGATAAAGCTACAGCATAGTTAAACTTACCATCCAAGGGAATAATTGCACTACCATCAGGTTGAATGGAAGCTGGTTCATCATTACCAtatttatctttatttttccttctgaCCCTGTCTCCAAAACCACTAAAATAGTTTCGTATTTGTTTGACTCCCGTTCCACGTCCCTCTTCTTGGGCATGACTTTACCTTTTTTCCGCTTTAGTCGGGGCTCGATGACTAGCCAAATATTTCTTTAGAAGATCTCTTTCCGACATTACTTGTAGCAAGGTAATGAGTAAAtataaatgaaatgaaatagtcCACTATCACAGATTGTAAAACTGACAGATGGGTGGGTTTGTATTTTGGTAAACACACTCAGCCTGTCAGCCGCAAAGGATTCGCAATTTAAAAATACCACTCTCATGTCGCCTGGACGAACCCTACTACCTTTCTGTGTACCCATGAAAAAcggtagggttcgccccgacgaccgagatcaagttgCCCCTCTACCACAAGCTAGGCGTTACCGTCATTGGTGCAACATGGTCCCTCCCCTATCTACCAAAACTGCCGCTGCCGAACGGCCGGGACAGGTTGGGgcctttatttgttttgtttactaaTGTTAATGGTTTTTTTGCTGTGTTTTATTCGTgcaatacaatgccttttatcattataattttgttttcactttttaGATGACTTAACGGTTTgcttttatttaaattaatgttAATTGTCAATAGACCTCTTGCAGAATTCCGATAGCAGGATTCCTGTAGTCCGGCAATGTCTCTATCCGCCATCTTAGGAAAGCCACACACTTTTTAACAGGGTCTCTTATGGgattattttttctagttgAATAATTTCTAAAATGGTTAGTGATAGAAAATAGTTAGACACAAGGTAATAAACTAGATTATTCAGGTTAAATTAagaatacaaattttttaccGTAAGTGTTTTTgaagtaattttaatttaacgtTTTGTAgatgtcgtctgctgttgttTATAGTgttaacaacaaaaacaatatcggtaatcttcttatttttccgtgtttaaagaaaaaaatctgagcacttgaaattgatcccagcGCCTctggtggcgcaagcacaaatcataattttctctgtaaaacatttgagtgtaacaactttggggtatagggaagcatttttttagttcaaataattcaaaaacatgcactatattctaatagagtaaagaaaaaaacgtcgttcggcataaaacaattaatttaaggatgttttgaagtattttatttatatttttggaaacgccggtattaacatggtgtttatggggagaaaagtggtgtacctaatcatgtgaacgatactttagtgccctgggtgtaacttctactatttttcatgttaagataTTTTTTAGAGCACattctcttctgatagaggaaaaaagcaaaaaaaatttagtccttatcagtaaaaagatattcaagttttcctaagacccgtagcgccataacaatgcactaaaaaaacgggggtgtacctaatcgtttggtgggtactgtagtTTAGTCTACAATGACCAGTCCGTAGTCTCAATGTACTAACTTGAATCTTTCTATTTCTGTATAGGTGCCATTTCAGAGGTCCGATGTGGCTTCTTATTTGCGTGATAGGGCGGATGTATCTGGCCTTGAGGTTTCTCAAGGTTTCCTTGTTGTGGCTAATTTATCCATAGCGAGCAATTCACTGATGTGTAGTTCATTATTTAGGTATCCGTTTAAAGGATTGGTGAGGCTCTCTTGGGCAAGGTGGTCAACTACTTTATTGCCTTCAATTCCTGCGTGGGTAGGTATCCAGTTTAGCTTCACTCTTGTTCCCGCACTATTATGATTTGGGATTAGGTGTATGATTTTGGATATTAGATAGTGGCTGTCCCATTTAAAGTTGCATATTGCTTGTAAGGAAGATTTAGAGTCCACCGTGATGTtgatttcttctatttcttctttttcatataGAAATTCTAACGCCACGAAGATAGCTGTGAGCTCGGCGGAAAATATGCTTGTTTTGGTATTCAGCTTCCAGAATCTCTTCTCATCAAGTTTCAGAATGAAGAATGCGCATCCGGTActatttatttctttgttaaGGGATCCATCGGTGTATGCGATGATGATGTTAGGATTTGAGTGCATACTCTCAGTCCATGAACGATATGTGTTTTTGGTTTTAGTTTTCTTGAGTGACGCCTCTCTTTTTGCCGTAGGAAACAAGTCCATTGGGATTTGGCTATGTTTCCAAGGGGAGAGAAAGGTTATTGGTAGCTGGCTtgtaggttttttttttaagtaatttGGATTTTTATTTCGCTGGATCAAGATGTCAGCTAGGAGTGCAGGTGTGCTTCtcgatttcaaatttttgtaatCTTTGAAGGCTTCATATATGGATTCATAGTCTCGATTCCAGAATTTAATGCTTGTTTTGATTGCATATCTTGTGGTTAGATAATCCCAGCGGTTTCTAAGGGGTTCTACCCCTGATTCAAGGTTGAGGATTGGTGTTGGAGATGAAAGTAGACCGCCAAGTATAGTTCTTAGACATTTATTTTGAGCTGcttctaatttttctttttaagatACTGGAAGTGATGCAAAAATTAGGGCACCGTATTCAGTCCTGCTCCGGATCATGGCTTTATATGTCCGCATCAACAGAGGAATTGGGAGGCAGTTTTTCCCAAAGGTTAGCGTTCGTAGTAGATTATttaatctttttgttttacgtaAATTATCTTCAATATGTAGATTCCAGTTCAACTTCTTGTCAAAGGTAATTCCAAGGAATTTATAATGGTCTACTTCCTCAATGGGTGACTCTTCTAGTAACAGTGGAGGGGTTGCTGTATAGCTCAGTTTTCTGGTGAAAGTGAGCGATGCACATCTATTTACTGAGAAGGTCGTTCTCCATTTGTTGGCCCATTCTTCTATTTCTGATAGATGTGTTTGTAGAATTTCATAGTTAGCTTCTTTATCTTTAGATGATGTGTGGAACTCGATATCGTCGGCAAACAAGGAAAGGTCCCATCCTGCTGGTGGTCGCGGGAAATCGTGCATCATGATATTGAATAGAGTAGGGCTTAGGACGCTGCCTTTTGGGACGCTGGTGTAcatgattttttcttctgacaGGTATCCATTTACGCAGGCTTTTATTTTGCGGTTATTTAGGAAATTTTTTAGCCATTGGAATATGGGTCCTTTTATCCCTAGTTTTGCTATTTTGAATAGGAGGCCATCTATCCATGTATAGTCGTACGTCTTGGTTAGGTCCAGGAAAATAGCTGTTAAGATTTCATTGCTGTTAAACGCCGACTTGATAGCAAGTTCGAGGTGGAGGATATGGTCAAGAGTCTGGTACCCTTTTCTAATTCCAGCTTGGGATTTCGGGAAAGCATTGTTCATGTCGATGTACCAAGTAAGCCgattatttataattttttccattagtTTTCCTAAGCATGACGTTAATGAAATCGGTCTATACGATTCGGTTTTCGTCGGGGGTTTATTCGGTTTAAGTATTGGTGTGACAATTGCGCATTTCCATTCTTCTGGGACGTATCCATTTTGGAGAGAGAGGTTAAAGAAGTGGAGTAGGAACTTCCGATTAGTGATGGATAAGTTTTGAAGCATTCGGTTGTGGAATAGGTCAAGCCCCATTGCTTTGTCACGAAGTTTCTGTAGGCCCTTAGTTAGCTCCATACTAATGATTGGGGAATTGATGGGGATTGGATTGTTGCTGGCAAATGCTACCTGGATAGCTTATATAATTTTGGGTGGGCATTGAGTAGGGGGTTCATATTCGCTAAAATAGTTTGCAAATGCTTTTTCTGATGAGTTCACTGCGAAGGATCCATCTGGTTTTTCAATGGGCGACTGGTGGGTGGTAGAGTAAGAAGGATTATTCATCATTGTCTTCGCTAGTCTCCAAAATTTGCTCGCATTACCCTTCTCTTCGAGTGATTCTATATGTTTCTTCCAGCTTtcatttttcactttttgtaTAGTCCTTTTTTAATAGCTTCCATTTTGTTCAGTATGGTTTTGTCAGCCAGGTTAAGGGTTCTTCTCCATATCTTGTATGCTTTTCTTGCTGTTGAGGTAGCGTCGTGGCATTCCTTATTCCAccattttcttgctttttcttttcttttaatagaATAGGGGGGTTCAAAGTGGGTGTTGGAGGCATTAAGTATTGTCGTGGAAAAAATCTGGTAAGCTGCAATGGGGTCGTAATTTTGTAGGAGGTTTTCTGTTACTAGTGTTTCAGTTATGCGGCTATTCCATTCAGTCCAATTAGGGTTTGTGAATTTCCATCTAGTATTTGGTGGAGAGGGTGCTGGTGCGCAGTTTAAATGAAGGTCGATTAGGATCGGGAGGTGGTCGCTTGACCAGTATTCCTCTAATCAGATGTTGGTGCGATGGCTAATTTCACTTGAAGTTAgttgtcacttacagtgctgccctcacgggcaggtttgtaggtggcaagggccttattatttttgtgttgGAGTGTGAAGTGGCTTTTGCCCTTTTTTCAGTTCAGTGTATTTTGTAATAGTCGTAGACGAGGACATCAAGTCTACTTTCCcagttctctctctctctctcttttattccccccttttttaaccGAGAATAAAGCCGttcgtttttttcccttaagtcatttcttcatcatcattatTTCACCCTCCATCCCTCATCTCTGTTATCACGATCCATTGCACGTGAAAGTGAGTAACATTAGTGTAAGATCAATTGTTGAAGGCAAATCTGTATTTCAAATAATAGTTCCTAGGTTCTGGGGTGTGATAAGGGAGAATTTATCATTCTTTGTTAGGTAGTTTGTGAGAATTCTTCCACATTTGTTGCTATTGGAGAAAGAGTCCCATATATGGGAGTGGGCATTGAAGTCTCCTTCCTCTATAGCTCTTCGGCCTGTTCCCTGTAATAggttttcaatttcttctctTTGGCAGGAGATACCGTTTGGGCAGTATACAGATATTAGATCGAGTGAGGTATTGTCCCTCAATTTTATAGTCACTCCTATTGCTTCGACATTAGCTGTTGTTGGGATGGTGATAGGAGTGGCGTGCATGGATTTTTTTGTGAGTACTGCGACTCACCCTCCTTGTTGATTTATTCGATTAAGTGTGAAGCAATTGTAGGCTGTAAACTTAGGCATGTATTCTCTTTTCCAATGCGTTTCGCTTAATAGAATTATAGAAGAGTTTAGTCTTCTAATATTGGTTCGAAATTCTTCTAGTTTGGATTTGTATAAGCTCCTCGCATTCCACTGTAGTAATTTGATAGGTGTTACTGTCATGTTCTATTGGGTTGTTTTGTTAAGGTTGGTAGTCCACTTGGGTTTTTGtcttttcgatttttttctgCTACTCTGGTAGGGGGGTTAGTTGGTGATCTGCTTTGGCTGTTAAAGAATCCCTCTAATAATGTTTTCATCGTATTTATTGTCTCGTTCGCAGACTTCTTGATAGTAATGTCCAgattttttacttgttcgGGGATTAGTTTCAGTGGTTCAAGTTCCACTTTCAGTGCTGCCATTTCTTCGTTTAAGATACCCATAGATATCTTCAAATCAGCTGtatctttgtttctttcagCTAGTTTTCTCTCTACTTTGGTTAGTTGTATCTAAGGCTGGCAATTTCATGGGTTGTTTGTGTGTTGGGCATCTGTGGAGAaacagggggggggggtaggTGGACGGCTGGTTTGTGCGTTGGATGTATGGATGGCCCCATTTGCTTCGTTTATGGTCATATTGTTTTCGTATGCAAATTTTATGACTTTTTGCTTATTTGCAAACTGAGGGCAGAATTTCGTGCCTGCAATGTGGCCCATTTAGTTGCATGTCGAGCATTTGGGTATGGCATCACATGGTGAGTCTTCTGTGTGAGAGGCAGAGCATTTCCTGCATTTTACATTCTGTCTACAGTTTGAAGCGAAGTGTCCAAGCTGCCAGCAATCAAGAAACCAacaaagtttcaatttcaaacaaaacaaaaaaacaaaacaaacaacaaagtTTCAATAGTTTGAATATTTACGTAATTACTAGTTTACTACTTTAAAACATCATTagtttacatttaaaaaaacggaaTTTATCGATGTTTATCAAAATTgcagtttatttattttatttttttattgattcaATCACAATTAGTTAatgtttcaaataacaatATCATCGCCGACACACACGAGGGGCAAGAAGAGGCTGCCAAACAAAGAAGGAATAAagggaggaaaagaaaataaagggagcagccattctttttttggcGTGTGCCCCCATTAAGAAAGGGAATCGATACTAAGACCGACTAATGAACATTCTTGTGGTTAAGAAATTATTGCAATTATTGTAAGTAGAACAAGTTGAATTTCATATGTCCTATTTGTATTTATATTGCTCGGTGGATGACTGAATCGCCCCCTCTTTCACTTGTATGTCTActcatgcaaaaaaaaagttgaatgGCTACACGTGATTTCTTACATCAATAGTTAAAGTATGGGTACGTCACACATATCAACGCATGCGTTCCAAATGGTCCAACTCTGGATTAAGTTTACCTGGCTAAATTAAAACATTACTGTTGATTTCCGAATTCCAACAAAATATTGGCAACATTTACATCATTTGGGTTAACAGGTCGGTGATTGTCGAATGCTGAGCGGCAAACTGGACACGTTCTAATTCCCGACGCTTCAATAATTTCAATAcattccaaataaaaaatatgaccACAGTTTAATACCGTGTTTGGCATCGTTAACCTACACACTGGGCAATGACCATCATGGTTTACTTCTGGAAATTGTGGAACAATAACTCCCTGATCTTGCAGAACATCCACTACGGGCAAGACTTCGTTGATTTTTTCCAATTGTTGTTCAGGCGCTAATTGTCCTAATTATTGCAATTGAGCTAATCTTGCCATTACATTAGCCTTTCGTTGCAAGAAGTTTGCGTTTTGAACTTCGAAAAATCTTTCAATCTTGACGTTGTTGTCTTCATCCACCGAGTCTTCGGATTCCTTATGTGAATCAACTAGTTGCCGTCTTCCGGCACCATCTCTATCATTCAGCAGAGCATCAGGATTACCCATTGGGCCTCCGTCTACTGCTGCTCCTTGACGTGGTACGGGTGCTCTACGTTGATGCCCACTGGGTCGCCCCCTTCTTCCACGCCTATTCTCTACTGCTGGATCGACAATGGCCAGTTGCTCATTCGCCTTCCGTCTTGGTGCTCCCCGAACTTGCGGTCGCCTCTTCCACGCGGTCGTCCTCTTCCAGGACCCGTTGAAACATTTGCCACAGGATCTTCGAAAGCAGCGATTTCCAATTGATTTTCCGCAGCAAGGACTACTTCGATTTCCACCATTTGATCTTCTTGAACGCCGACATCCGGGGTATTAATGACTGCATGTGGATTATGCAGCAAAGCCTCGAATGCCGCATGTACTTCGTCCAATGGGCGGTTAAATTCTTCTGCGTTTTGCTCCTGAAATTCTATTTCTACTGGCTTGAAGCGGAAGGCTGCTGCGATTAGAAACTCTCTGATGGTTATCCGTCCATTTTGTTGATCGATCTGTAGAGTCCTTATCTCTCTGTCTCGCGTAATATACTCTCGACGTCTTCTATCTCTAACAGGAGTTCCATCCCGTAAGGCTAGATACCTGTACTCAACTTCCTATGCAAACTATTGAAGGCGATCAAATAGACGGATACGTTACTTTTTTATGAAATAGGGATTaagtttaagtaaaaatttaccTAAAAAATACCCAGGGTTAGGGTGTGGATTCCCTACATGATCATTAAACGATCGGTGGTTTGCTTCCATCTGGTTATTTGTTCTGTTGTTGTCCATGTTGACGCAGAATCTCTCTGGTCCGATTTGCTCCATCCAAAAAGATCGGATATACTGCAAAAATTGGTTGACGCGTACTCTACATTCTGCGTCAGTAGCGCGAGTTATTTTGTTGACGTACCTCCGTAATTCCTACACCAAAAAAATCGTTAACCTTATAGTTTGAAATCGAAGGAATTTTAGCTATCATATCATAGCCATTCCAGGCTTCATTAGAGGGGAGAAGGGCAAATGCAATCACCATTTTCACCAGGCGTTTGATCTGCTCGTTCGTCCTGTATGCTTGTGCTATCCCTAGGTAACAGGCATACCTATATTTGTActcaaaatgaaagaaatgtgGAAGTGCTTTTAAAATTAGCAGGAAGCGGAATTTCCAAATCTTTACCTTATGATTGTAAATTTCATTGCTTCTCCCAGACGTCACAAAACATGCCCTAGGACCTCCAACGGAGTATTTTGTGGGAGGGATAGGACATCCTAGGGAATGCCTATAAGCCTTTGAAAACGGATCTGCTGAAGCTCCCAGTGTCACTCCTCACAAGCTCCAACGGATCTCCTGCCTCATAAAAACTACCTAGGTGTATCCCATTAGTATCTACCCCTTTTTCTACTCTTTTCCCTCATGTTGTATACccttatttgaaaataaaaatgtacaaAACATACGcatttcaaaatattgtgTTTTGCTCACCTGATGTGGCtttatttgtaaattttttactAGTATTACTAgaagaacaaataaaataagcTCCACAtagggaaaaagaacaaaggtACCATATCTGTCAATACACAGTCATAAGAGAGAAGCAGCAATCAATTGGTGTTGAGCTTTAAACTGCTTGTTGGAATTTAACTCTCTTTAATGGCAATGATCCCATGTTACTGATTCTCTGCTATAAGCCGGGCACCAACTCCCTAAAAATACTTGTTTTTGTCCACTGTAAATACAAGAGCAAttcattaattatttttttttactactgGAAAACTTAGTAAATGTACATCTATTCGTccatggaaaaaaagaagttctTCTGCACTGCTAACTAGATCTTGGTAGCAAGAGGAATTCCAAGGTGCCACCAGTCTCCATTGAGCTAGTGGACAATGTTGTTCGAACTTCAGGGCAGCACAGTGGCTGTGATACCTAGAGTACAATGAAGAATATAAGTTACGTAAATCAATTTACATGAATGATCAACTAACCTGTAGCAGCGAAGCTGAAATTTGTTGACTTTAGACAAGGGATATTTAACGAAGTATTGTAATTACCAGATTTATTATAGATGTGTAAGAGAAAGACTAACACAAGTATATCGGACCCTCAGTGAAAGTAGACTAAGTCAGAGAAAAAGATAGAGAAGATGACCGTACGAACATCAATCGTCGGTCTAAGAACGTACATAAGATACTGAGAACTAAGAACGTACATAAGATACCGAGAAACCAAAAGGGGGAAGCATTAGGTTTTACTAGGAAACAACAAACTTCCCAAATTGCGAAGATGAAGTGATGAGCCCAGCAGTGGCCAACCTTGTTCAAAGGCCAAAGCCACACAGTGGCTTCTATACCTAGAGcacaatttaaaatatttgttaagTAATCCAATTTATATAAATTATTAACTAACATGTAGCTGAACTTCACAAACTGTGAAGAAGAAGTGCTGATGATCACTTGGCTTGATTGATGATCAATGTTGTTCGAAGTCCAAACAAGCAACACACTGGCTGCTATACCTGACCACAGTTAAATATTGTAGACATTTaatccctgagagattttccttgggaaagattgaaggCTATCCCGTGGTTATGAgccccaaaatgtttattgtttcc
This sequence is a window from Daphnia magna isolate NIES linkage group LG7, ASM2063170v1.1, whole genome shotgun sequence. Protein-coding genes within it:
- the LOC116927523 gene encoding uncharacterized protein LOC116927523 → MSERDLLKKYLASHRAPTKAEKRREANQETEWKGRMKDKEDAWDYKRDIVFDHYIRTHSYTERQCCCCKKITSYPVRCFTCKQDLCSRCDLITHCKLVLHNREICLNGEDKRFLHQNEFLSDDEETIKVKDCKKTNTSTTKPGSRDVVVITANGKSGQL